The proteins below come from a single Chitinophaga pinensis DSM 2588 genomic window:
- a CDS encoding TolC family protein has protein sequence MQTKRIVVVLFLLLWHGSMEALHAQQVLTLKEAVQTALANYGTVKAKANYLSASKATATQAKRDYLPNLNVSAQQDYGTVNGQFGPSYGLNGLGVASSGPTLPSQNWNAAFGGLYLANLNWDFFAFGRAKERIKAAQAAVNRDQSDWEQEQFQHSVRVAGAYLNLLAAQRLTRSWWNNLERADTFRSVVVTRALNGLIPGVDSTLANAEVSNAKIAYTKAKDAEQTYSNQLAQLMGVPPINFVLDTLFIARIPGALSDSVSANIQGHPLLKFYENRIKVSDEQARYIHTLNYPAFSVFSAIQTRGSGFDANYITDQTAYNKGYWDGVKPNRSNYLVGIGVTWNLTSPLRVKHQTASQKYVSKGLQDEYELVRQQLTAQLILSDTRIKNALDNYAEAPIQVNAATEAYNQRTVLYRNGLNTIVDVTQVFYTLNRAETDRDIAYTNVWQALLLKAAASGNFSLFINEF, from the coding sequence ATGCAAACAAAAAGAATCGTCGTAGTCCTTTTCCTGCTGTTATGGCACGGATCGATGGAGGCGCTACACGCACAGCAGGTACTGACGTTGAAAGAAGCAGTACAGACCGCGCTGGCCAACTATGGGACCGTCAAGGCTAAAGCCAATTACCTGAGCGCGTCCAAAGCTACAGCCACACAGGCAAAGCGGGATTATCTACCAAACCTGAACGTATCCGCCCAGCAGGATTACGGTACCGTCAACGGGCAATTCGGGCCGTCTTATGGTCTGAATGGTTTAGGGGTAGCCTCTTCGGGTCCTACCCTTCCTTCACAGAACTGGAACGCGGCATTCGGCGGACTTTATCTCGCCAACCTGAACTGGGATTTCTTTGCTTTCGGCCGTGCCAAGGAGAGGATCAAAGCAGCACAGGCAGCGGTAAACAGAGACCAGTCAGACTGGGAACAGGAACAGTTTCAGCATTCCGTAAGGGTGGCAGGTGCTTATCTGAACCTGCTGGCAGCACAACGTCTTACCCGTTCCTGGTGGAACAACCTGGAACGTGCGGATACTTTCCGCTCAGTGGTGGTAACAAGAGCACTGAATGGACTGATTCCAGGCGTAGACTCTACCCTGGCCAATGCAGAGGTATCCAATGCAAAGATCGCCTATACCAAGGCGAAAGATGCGGAGCAGACCTATTCCAATCAGCTGGCACAACTGATGGGCGTACCGCCGATCAATTTCGTACTGGACACCTTATTTATCGCACGTATACCAGGTGCACTGTCTGACAGCGTCAGCGCAAATATCCAGGGGCATCCGTTACTGAAGTTCTACGAGAACCGTATTAAGGTCAGCGACGAACAGGCCCGTTATATCCATACGCTGAACTATCCTGCTTTCTCTGTATTCAGCGCAATACAGACGAGAGGCTCCGGATTTGACGCGAACTATATTACTGACCAGACGGCTTATAATAAGGGCTACTGGGATGGTGTTAAACCTAACCGCAGTAACTATCTGGTAGGTATAGGCGTCACATGGAACCTGACCTCTCCGCTGAGAGTGAAACACCAGACGGCCTCTCAGAAATATGTATCTAAAGGTCTCCAGGATGAATATGAGCTGGTACGTCAGCAACTGACAGCACAGTTAATACTGTCAGACACCCGGATCAAAAATGCACTCGACAACTACGCCGAAGCGCCGATACAGGTGAATGCAGCAACAGAAGCTTACAACCAGAGAACAGTATTATACCGGAACGGACTGAATACCATTGTGGACGTAACACAGGTATTCTATACCCTGAACCGTGCAGAGACAGACCGTGATATTGCCTACACTAATGTATGGCAGGCACTGTTGCTGAAAGCAGCTGCGAGTGGCAATT
- a CDS encoding sensor histidine kinase has product MKLINKFTLWYLCITLTAMLVGFVIAYHKVKSGIDQAEIDRLKVCNDQMAMQMRHGVSPDTYMKGRPVEIKLLEFEIPVNKYDVYEHTFFNTMLQHRECRLTVTSFYNINGHYYSISSYNYITKAKEILKGLFSSFIWIFAILLTLTVLSARFVSRLILAPFHQAMKKVRSFNLKDRRPLQLPAANAAELKTLNCFLNGMADKALDDYRSLKEFTENASHELQTPLAVLRNKLELLTESYLQGKEPDTIVPLIGDMQNAIDKLSRINSSLTLLARLENNEFDTRQSISISQLITDALQSFSELMDMKSITQETMITTGVKVQLHPALTDILLGNLLSNAIRHNVQGGQIRVTLNRSRLVIANTGNPPEVPTNQLFRRFKKGSRNNDSIGIGLAIVKQICDVNHFNIQYDYAEGWHIMQIIFEESTENIKPLKEASSTRFPEKQF; this is encoded by the coding sequence ATGAAGCTGATCAACAAGTTCACCTTATGGTATCTGTGCATCACGCTGACCGCGATGCTGGTAGGATTTGTGATTGCTTATCACAAAGTAAAATCAGGTATCGACCAGGCAGAGATTGACCGTCTGAAGGTATGTAATGACCAGATGGCGATGCAGATGCGGCACGGCGTATCACCGGATACCTACATGAAAGGCAGGCCCGTAGAAATCAAACTGCTGGAATTTGAAATACCGGTGAATAAGTATGATGTATATGAGCATACCTTTTTCAATACGATGCTGCAGCACCGGGAGTGCAGGCTGACGGTTACTTCTTTTTATAATATCAATGGCCACTATTACAGTATTTCGTCGTACAACTACATCACCAAGGCGAAAGAGATATTAAAAGGTCTTTTCAGTTCTTTCATCTGGATTTTTGCGATTCTGCTGACGTTGACTGTATTGTCTGCCCGCTTCGTATCGAGACTGATACTGGCGCCTTTTCATCAGGCAATGAAAAAAGTGCGTTCATTCAACCTCAAAGACAGAAGGCCGCTACAATTACCTGCTGCCAATGCGGCTGAACTGAAAACGCTGAACTGTTTCCTGAACGGGATGGCAGACAAGGCGCTGGACGACTATCGTTCTCTGAAAGAGTTTACAGAGAATGCGTCTCATGAATTACAGACCCCATTGGCCGTACTGCGTAATAAGCTGGAACTGCTGACGGAGTCTTATCTGCAGGGCAAAGAACCAGATACCATCGTGCCGCTGATCGGGGATATGCAGAATGCGATCGACAAATTATCCAGGATCAACAGTTCACTGACACTACTTGCCAGACTCGAAAACAACGAGTTTGACACCCGGCAAAGTATCTCTATATCACAACTGATCACAGATGCATTGCAGAGTTTTTCAGAACTGATGGATATGAAATCCATTACACAGGAGACAATGATCACCACCGGCGTCAAGGTGCAGCTACACCCCGCGCTGACCGACATCCTGCTTGGCAATCTGCTGAGCAATGCCATCAGACACAACGTACAGGGAGGTCAGATCCGTGTAACATTAAACAGGTCAAGACTGGTCATCGCCAATACCGGTAACCCACCGGAGGTACCTACCAATCAGTTGTTCAGACGTTTCAAAAAAGGAAGCAGGAACAACGATTCAATCGGTATAGGTCTGGCGATCGTCAAACAGATCTGTGACGTCAACCATTTCAACATTCAATATGATTACGCCGAAGGCTGGCATATCATGCAAATTATTTTCGAGGAATCAACAGAGAACATAAAGCCGCTAAAGGAAGCATCCAGCACACGTTTTCCTGAGAAACAGTTTTAG
- a CDS encoding response regulator transcription factor, which translates to MKVLLVEDNMELAGSISNFLEKEGYLCEVSYTSSEAYDKLSGFQYDCVLLDITLPDGNGLELLQFMHLEKIDSCVLIISAKNSLDDKISGLEGGADDYLTKPFHLPELHARLRAIFRRKKLQGSNIVSFNEITLNTDTLEASVNEIRLDVTPKEFDLLLYFLVNKNRVLSRQSIAAHLWGDYTDNLANFDFVYQHVKNLRKKIHAAEGADYINTVYGLGYKFNTAVS; encoded by the coding sequence ATGAAAGTTCTGCTCGTTGAAGATAACATGGAGCTGGCCGGCAGCATTAGTAACTTTCTCGAAAAGGAAGGTTATCTGTGCGAGGTAAGCTATACCAGCAGTGAAGCTTATGATAAGTTGTCAGGATTCCAGTATGACTGTGTGTTGCTGGATATCACCTTACCGGATGGAAACGGACTGGAATTATTACAGTTCATGCACCTTGAAAAGATTGACAGTTGTGTACTGATTATTTCCGCGAAAAACTCACTGGACGATAAGATAAGCGGACTGGAAGGCGGTGCGGATGATTATCTGACCAAACCTTTTCATCTTCCTGAATTACACGCCAGGCTAAGAGCCATCTTCAGAAGAAAGAAACTACAGGGGAGTAATATTGTGAGCTTTAATGAGATCACGTTGAACACAGATACGCTGGAAGCGAGTGTGAATGAGATCAGACTGGATGTAACGCCAAAGGAATTTGACCTGCTTTTGTATTTCCTTGTGAACAAGAACAGGGTCTTATCCCGTCAGTCGATTGCTGCGCATCTGTGGGGCGACTATACCGATAACCTGGCTAATTTTGACTTTGTATACCAGCATGTCAAGAATCTCCGGAAGAAAATACATGCTGCAGAGGGAGCCGATTATATCAATACCGTATACGGATTAGGTTACAAATTTAATACTGCTGTATCATGA
- a CDS encoding gliding motility-associated C-terminal domain-containing protein, giving the protein MKRVLIVASMLVICACRLYAQTYTPIAVTGYNNDGVAEAGINATAVTSTGLDIQEKILYTFDFAALNNLDAGIPNDGLFSTGLRTYQMAAYTGNNVLYMSKNGNVNLTTGLDTLTFVTPGAYSKISFLCYSTEQSSTVSITFNYTDGTHSVPDTSTILDWFGGTNPVFDSYGRIKRQAAGPYSVEGLSSNDPRIYCIDIAPACANQAKDIASVSINYVQSGDPGNTSRAVFLAVSGQAYVPIAVTTDVTKATCGNSDGVVQATASGGSFPLSYSWNTTPVQTTETATGVAAGTYTLTVTDANGCPADFTADVSEESMILLKALAKPGDICTGTDTKIWAIPTGGRMQSYTWEPGARTDSSFTISPDTTTTFKLTGVDENGCKVIDSIKITVTQKPAAPLVTPVTLCPDSTATLNITNASTPFTYNWYTFPSGGSVQGTGATYETPAITTETTLYVEAVNGPCASDRTAVTVTPFDRAPTPVVKAGTITATGVTFTWDPVPGATGYLVSVDGGAYNAPSSGNMGTTHLVSGITNQQSINIKVIALGPLACQNSLPGLASAKPKPGEIFIPNAFTPNGDGKNDYFKPEGTSISAIEMKVFNQWGELIYQTNQLTGWNGTYNGKLQPSGVYSYTVRITMTDKTSVVKKGAINLLR; this is encoded by the coding sequence ATGAAACGTGTTCTAATTGTTGCCTCCATGCTGGTCATATGTGCCTGCCGGCTATATGCACAAACCTATACGCCTATAGCTGTAACGGGTTACAACAATGATGGTGTTGCAGAAGCAGGCATAAACGCTACCGCCGTGACCAGTACAGGTCTGGATATCCAGGAAAAGATCCTGTATACTTTTGATTTTGCCGCGCTTAATAACCTGGATGCGGGTATACCCAATGACGGTCTCTTCTCCACAGGCTTACGTACCTACCAGATGGCCGCTTACACCGGTAATAACGTATTGTACATGTCTAAAAACGGAAACGTTAACCTGACGACCGGTTTAGACACCCTGACATTTGTTACACCCGGCGCTTACAGTAAGATCAGTTTTCTCTGTTATTCTACAGAGCAAAGCAGTACAGTGTCTATTACGTTTAATTATACAGACGGTACGCATTCCGTTCCTGATACATCCACGATCCTCGACTGGTTTGGTGGTACCAATCCTGTTTTTGACAGCTATGGCCGTATCAAAAGACAGGCGGCTGGTCCTTACAGTGTGGAAGGTCTCAGCTCGAATGACCCGCGTATTTATTGTATCGATATAGCTCCTGCCTGTGCAAACCAGGCAAAGGACATTGCATCTGTTTCCATTAATTATGTGCAGAGCGGCGATCCCGGTAATACGTCAAGAGCCGTGTTCCTGGCAGTATCCGGACAGGCATATGTACCGATTGCTGTGACGACTGATGTAACCAAAGCCACCTGTGGCAATAGTGATGGTGTTGTGCAGGCAACAGCCAGCGGCGGTTCTTTCCCGCTGAGCTATTCCTGGAATACCACGCCGGTACAGACAACAGAAACCGCTACCGGTGTAGCAGCGGGTACCTATACCCTGACAGTGACCGATGCGAATGGTTGTCCGGCGGATTTCACCGCAGACGTAAGTGAAGAATCCATGATCCTCCTGAAGGCATTGGCTAAACCAGGTGATATCTGCACGGGTACTGACACGAAGATCTGGGCGATTCCAACAGGCGGACGGATGCAGTCCTATACATGGGAACCAGGGGCCAGGACAGACTCCAGTTTCACCATTTCACCAGATACCACGACGACTTTCAAACTGACGGGTGTTGATGAAAATGGATGTAAAGTGATAGACAGCATCAAGATAACCGTCACCCAAAAACCGGCTGCGCCGTTGGTAACACCGGTGACGCTTTGTCCGGATAGTACGGCCACATTAAATATCACCAATGCCAGCACACCATTTACTTACAACTGGTACACCTTCCCTTCAGGAGGCAGCGTACAAGGCACCGGCGCAACATATGAGACGCCGGCTATCACGACAGAAACAACTTTGTATGTGGAAGCGGTGAATGGCCCATGTGCCAGTGACAGAACAGCGGTGACAGTCACTCCGTTTGACAGGGCTCCTACACCCGTAGTAAAAGCAGGTACGATCACTGCCACTGGCGTGACCTTTACCTGGGATCCTGTACCAGGTGCTACAGGTTACCTGGTATCTGTGGATGGCGGCGCTTATAATGCTCCTAGCAGCGGTAATATGGGTACCACTCACCTGGTGAGCGGCATCACCAATCAGCAGTCTATCAACATTAAAGTAATTGCCCTGGGGCCGCTGGCTTGTCAGAATAGTTTGCCGGGACTGGCCAGTGCAAAACCTAAACCAGGCGAGATCTTTATTCCAAATGCCTTTACGCCGAACGGTGATGGTAAGAATGACTATTTCAAACCGGAGGGTACGTCTATCTCTGCCATTGAGATGAAAGTATTTAATCAGTGGGGAGAGCTGATCTATCAGACGAACCAGCTGACCGGATGGAATGGCACTTATAATGGTAAACTACAGCCGTCAGGCGTATATAGTTACACTGTAAGGATTACTATGACAGATAAGACCAGTGTGGTTAAAAAAGGAGCCATCAATTTGTTACGATAA
- a CDS encoding PKD domain-containing protein, whose translation MKRIFTITLLLSIYTSTQLMYAQTFTPITVTGYNADIVAEAGTDAVAVTSTVIDGSNHILYTQSFAATNGIDGGIVDNGTFVSGTRTYQMNPYTAPNGLYLSASGNVANSLAAGTLTLATPAMYSNLSILAFGTENNSTVIVTLNYTDGTSSNAGTLQIKDWFFGTPFIFSGMGRLTRTATFPTVDGLPSEPRMYSFDFNIPCADQSKLVSSVSFLYVQGPNISSRALIVGLSGVSFTPLTYTSTKTDAVCGGASGSIAVTATGGTQPLSYSWSTTPVQTTPTATGLAGGTYTLAIRDANNCVTNVTETVAMLSTTTLTATAMPTQICAGETSTLSVTASGGTVSNYSWTPGNGTGSSITVTPTDTTSYIVSAQDGLGCTVRDTVEVAVKPTPVAAFSVLPDTVCLGTGNTLTFRGNAGPGATYNWHNFAGATVQNGTGAGPYDIRFNAAGQYPIQLQITEDGCVSAMATHDIVVSQPPVASFTVSKTPICAGESITITSTGSNGPNAVPTWNWGGGAIRSGSGFGPYSITYERNGTITFSIKDGVCADTAVPVAITAIPVPVPDFSTDLTTGCAPQEISFTNLSQLADSYTWSLGNGTQTTEEDPVGNYTAPGTYTVSLTASAQGLCTKTITKTALINILTPPVAAFSAAPGENVPVEFKNGSFTFNNTSEFAVNYSWDFGDGNSADTEDAQHKYELPGSYRVTLYAANEIGCTDSISHAWYIVTPDLVLEIPNVFSPNGDGINDTWSIDGLKARPMATTEIYNRWGQIVFTGIGYTPWDGTRRGQPLPVGTYYYVIKTSADEKPYTGWVALLR comes from the coding sequence ATGAAGCGCATCTTTACTATTACCCTATTATTGTCCATCTATACCAGCACGCAGTTAATGTATGCACAAACCTTTACACCGATCACCGTAACGGGTTATAATGCAGACATTGTAGCAGAAGCAGGTACTGATGCGGTGGCGGTAACGTCTACCGTGATTGATGGCAGCAACCACATATTGTATACCCAGTCATTCGCAGCTACCAATGGTATCGACGGTGGCATCGTTGACAATGGTACTTTCGTCAGCGGTACCCGTACTTACCAGATGAACCCTTACACGGCTCCGAATGGCTTATACCTGTCCGCCAGCGGCAATGTAGCCAACTCCCTGGCGGCAGGCACACTGACGCTGGCTACACCGGCGATGTACAGTAACCTGAGTATCCTGGCTTTTGGTACAGAGAATAACAGTACTGTCATTGTCACCCTCAATTATACGGATGGTACATCCTCCAATGCCGGTACGCTGCAGATCAAGGACTGGTTCTTCGGAACACCTTTTATCTTCAGTGGGATGGGGCGTCTCACCCGGACAGCCACTTTTCCGACAGTAGACGGATTGCCGAGCGAGCCCCGTATGTATTCCTTTGATTTCAACATCCCCTGTGCAGATCAGTCTAAGCTGGTGAGCTCTGTTTCATTCCTGTATGTACAGGGACCGAATATCAGTTCGCGGGCACTGATTGTTGGTCTGTCAGGTGTATCCTTTACACCGCTGACCTACACCAGCACCAAAACAGATGCTGTCTGCGGAGGAGCCAGCGGCAGTATTGCCGTTACGGCAACCGGCGGCACACAACCACTCTCCTACAGCTGGAGTACTACACCAGTGCAGACCACGCCTACAGCGACCGGACTGGCAGGTGGCACTTATACCCTGGCTATCAGAGATGCTAATAACTGTGTGACCAATGTGACGGAAACCGTGGCTATGTTGTCTACTACCACCTTGACCGCAACGGCTATGCCAACACAGATCTGTGCCGGTGAGACATCGACACTCAGCGTGACTGCCAGCGGCGGGACGGTCAGCAACTATTCCTGGACACCGGGCAATGGGACCGGGAGCAGTATAACTGTTACACCAACGGACACCACTTCTTATATCGTATCCGCACAGGATGGATTGGGTTGTACAGTCAGAGATACCGTGGAAGTAGCGGTTAAACCTACACCTGTTGCTGCCTTCAGCGTATTGCCAGATACAGTTTGCCTGGGAACGGGTAATACGCTGACGTTTAGGGGTAACGCAGGACCGGGCGCCACCTACAACTGGCACAACTTTGCCGGCGCGACGGTACAAAACGGTACGGGAGCAGGTCCTTATGATATCCGTTTCAATGCAGCAGGGCAATACCCGATACAATTACAGATCACTGAAGACGGTTGCGTGTCAGCAATGGCCACGCATGATATTGTGGTGTCACAACCACCTGTTGCTTCGTTTACTGTCAGCAAAACGCCCATCTGCGCGGGGGAATCCATCACCATTACTTCTACCGGCAGCAATGGTCCGAATGCAGTGCCTACCTGGAACTGGGGAGGTGGCGCCATAAGAAGCGGCAGTGGGTTTGGTCCATATTCAATCACTTATGAGCGGAATGGCACCATTACTTTTTCCATCAAAGACGGTGTATGTGCTGATACGGCAGTACCGGTAGCTATTACTGCGATACCGGTACCTGTACCTGATTTCTCAACCGATCTGACGACAGGTTGTGCGCCACAGGAGATCAGCTTCACCAATCTGTCACAGCTGGCCGATAGTTACACCTGGTCACTGGGTAATGGTACACAGACTACTGAAGAAGACCCTGTTGGCAACTATACAGCGCCTGGTACCTATACGGTTTCACTGACTGCCAGCGCCCAGGGATTGTGTACAAAGACCATTACAAAGACAGCCCTGATCAACATACTGACACCACCTGTAGCAGCTTTCAGTGCTGCCCCGGGAGAAAATGTACCCGTAGAATTTAAGAATGGCTCCTTTACGTTCAATAACACCTCTGAATTTGCAGTGAACTACAGCTGGGATTTCGGAGATGGCAATTCCGCCGATACAGAAGACGCACAGCACAAATATGAATTACCCGGCAGCTACAGAGTAACCCTTTACGCAGCAAATGAGATCGGCTGTACTGACAGCATCAGTCATGCATGGTACATCGTAACGCCTGACCTGGTACTGGAAATTCCGAATGTATTTAGTCCGAATGGAGACGGGATCAACGACACCTGGAGCATCGACGGTCTGAAAGCAAGGCCAATGGCTACAACAGAAATCTATAACCGCTGGGGCCAGATCGTATTTACGGGCATCGGTTATACCCCATGGGATGGCACCAGACGTGGTCAGCCGCTACCAGTGGGTACTTATTATTATGTCATCAAAACATCGGCAGACGAGAAGCCCTACACAGGATGGGTGGCGCTGCTACGGTAA
- a CDS encoding protease inhibitor I42 family protein: protein METESKKIRQGTSLPVILPGLGTAGFQWSYQISNTACVEVSPHDEETDAIRQEARINNEESFVINGKEPGQATVTFEQRRTWETEGPAINSRKFEITVI from the coding sequence ATGGAAACCGAATCCAAAAAGATAAGACAAGGGACTTCATTACCTGTTATTTTACCCGGTCTCGGCACTGCCGGCTTCCAATGGTCTTACCAGATCAGTAATACGGCATGTGTAGAAGTCAGCCCGCACGACGAGGAGACGGATGCCATCCGGCAGGAAGCCCGTATCAATAATGAAGAGTCATTTGTGATCAACGGGAAGGAACCGGGACAGGCAACTGTCACTTTTGAGCAACGCCGCACCTGGGAAACAGAGGGGCCTGCCATCAACTCCAGAAAATTCGAAATAACTGTCATCTGA
- a CDS encoding DUF2157 domain-containing protein — MDQELFERLQKEGIISATSAEKIRTVTAHRLFSVHWELKTILYLGVLLLSGGLGILVYENIDTIGHQVILLAIALACAGCFYYCLKHKLPFSKEKVPAPNVLFDYILLLGCLLLITFITYLQVQYNVFGTRYGMATFIPMAILFFAAYYFDHLGVLSMGITNLAAWMGVTVTPLQLLTSNDFSSMPLIYSGLLLGIILVGAAAVSKYKNIKAHFTFTYSNFGVHVFLIATLAGLFTAFDGGVALWSFLLTGAVALFMSQAIKHKSFYFALIITLYAYVGLSYVLVQLLIEIDDIGAIYAGLLYFIISAIAFVILLVKLNKKLKKA, encoded by the coding sequence ATGGACCAAGAATTGTTTGAACGACTTCAAAAAGAAGGTATTATCTCCGCTACGTCCGCAGAAAAGATCCGGACGGTCACTGCTCACAGACTTTTTTCTGTACACTGGGAACTCAAAACCATCCTCTATCTCGGCGTATTGCTATTGAGCGGTGGATTGGGTATTCTCGTGTATGAAAATATCGATACGATCGGTCACCAGGTGATTCTCCTTGCGATCGCCCTCGCGTGTGCAGGATGTTTTTATTATTGCCTGAAACACAAACTGCCATTCTCAAAAGAGAAAGTGCCCGCCCCGAACGTGCTTTTCGATTACATCCTCCTGTTAGGATGTTTATTGCTGATTACTTTCATTACGTATCTGCAGGTACAGTATAATGTATTTGGTACGCGTTACGGCATGGCGACCTTTATTCCAATGGCTATCCTGTTCTTTGCCGCGTATTACTTCGATCATCTCGGCGTATTGAGCATGGGCATCACCAACCTCGCCGCCTGGATGGGAGTAACGGTAACACCTTTGCAATTGCTGACAAGTAATGATTTCAGCAGTATGCCTTTGATCTACAGCGGACTACTGCTGGGTATTATCCTGGTGGGCGCTGCTGCGGTCAGTAAGTATAAAAATATCAAAGCGCATTTCACTTTTACTTACAGCAACTTCGGTGTCCACGTGTTTCTTATAGCGACGCTGGCGGGATTGTTTACCGCTTTTGATGGTGGTGTCGCCCTCTGGAGTTTCCTGCTTACAGGCGCTGTTGCCCTGTTCATGTCACAGGCCATCAAACATAAATCCTTCTATTTTGCATTGATCATTACCCTGTATGCTTATGTCGGGTTGAGCTATGTATTAGTACAGTTGTTAATAGAGATAGATGATATCGGTGCTATCTACGCCGGATTATTATACTTCATCATATCGGCTATTGCCTTCGTGATTTTACTTGTGAAACTGAACAAAAAACTGAAAAAAGCATGA
- a CDS encoding C25 family cysteine peptidase, whose translation MSKEKNGRTSAAEKQSLVDIQHIRTQVVQDRTLFNLDAVGRNYKLGQAYKSVRNLKLTDKNNIQLKTYAEYLQLYKKFLDLTPLIEEKPRPSYPSGESYLNTYSLLRFPRGKVLVMVHADIFTQVQDRVNRYVLDLGRDGFWATIHVVKGGKPAYIRNYIRSKSPAGVVMVGAIPVPWFEMDDDFYGAHAEFPCDLFYMDTNGTWTDADADGKYNAVSGDVSPEVWVGRIWTPTANGNDAVLINNYFDRNHLFRTGGLGHSRSALAYVEDDWTGFDDCEMDLMTPSAYITKYTNPDITDADLYKTEINRTRSFVQLCSHSSPHVHSFRIPAEGTTEWIDRSYFRDERCPNANFFNLFCCSTARFTENDYLGGWYIFDKSGSETNMGLTVVGSTKTGSMLFFADFYEPIGKGSCIGQAMVQWWQARGADHDLGERQWFYGMSILGDPTLTWWKGAVPRLQEPAEGAVFNHYPRTLTFRWLPVNIPGATYSLEVDAFGAINAGQWAAQSFRSFGVYHNITGTSFNHSFVGAQPGRWRVRAKVGDRYCSWSEWSYFRFTI comes from the coding sequence ATGTCCAAAGAAAAAAATGGCCGCACATCGGCCGCTGAAAAACAGTCCCTTGTTGACATACAACACATCCGTACCCAGGTGGTACAGGACAGAACCCTCTTCAACCTTGATGCCGTAGGCCGCAATTATAAACTGGGCCAGGCATATAAAAGTGTCCGCAATCTCAAGCTGACGGATAAGAATAATATACAGCTGAAAACGTATGCGGAATACCTGCAACTGTATAAGAAATTCCTTGACCTGACACCACTGATCGAAGAAAAACCACGGCCTTCCTATCCTTCCGGAGAAAGCTATCTGAATACCTATAGTCTGCTGCGTTTTCCCCGGGGTAAGGTCCTGGTGATGGTACATGCCGATATCTTCACACAGGTACAGGATCGTGTAAACAGATATGTGCTTGACCTGGGCCGTGATGGTTTCTGGGCGACGATCCACGTTGTAAAGGGTGGAAAGCCTGCCTATATCCGGAATTATATCCGCAGTAAATCACCGGCAGGCGTCGTGATGGTCGGCGCGATTCCCGTTCCCTGGTTTGAAATGGATGATGATTTCTATGGCGCACATGCCGAGTTTCCCTGCGACCTTTTTTACATGGATACCAATGGTACCTGGACAGATGCAGATGCTGACGGTAAATACAATGCTGTTAGCGGAGATGTGAGTCCGGAGGTATGGGTAGGACGTATCTGGACACCCACTGCCAATGGGAATGATGCTGTATTAATCAATAACTATTTTGACCGTAATCACCTGTTCCGTACCGGCGGACTGGGACATTCCCGTTCAGCACTCGCTTATGTAGAAGATGACTGGACAGGCTTCGATGATTGTGAAATGGATCTGATGACTCCTTCTGCCTATATTACCAAATACACTAATCCTGACATTACAGATGCCGATCTGTATAAAACAGAAATCAACCGTACACGTTCTTTTGTACAGCTCTGTTCTCATTCCTCGCCTCATGTACATTCTTTCCGGATCCCCGCTGAGGGTACGACGGAATGGATTGACCGGTCTTATTTCAGAGACGAACGTTGTCCGAATGCAAACTTCTTCAACCTGTTCTGCTGTAGTACCGCCCGTTTCACAGAAAATGATTATCTCGGTGGATGGTACATCTTCGATAAAAGCGGCAGTGAGACCAATATGGGGCTGACGGTTGTAGGCAGTACCAAAACAGGGTCAATGTTATTCTTTGCTGATTTCTATGAGCCGATCGGCAAGGGTAGTTGTATCGGACAAGCCATGGTACAATGGTGGCAGGCGCGCGGCGCTGATCATGATCTGGGAGAAAGACAATGGTTCTATGGTATGAGTATCCTGGGAGATCCTACGCTGACCTGGTGGAAGGGAGCGGTTCCAAGATTGCAGGAACCTGCTGAAGGCGCCGTATTCAATCATTATCCACGGACGCTGACCTTCCGTTGGTTGCCGGTGAATATTCCGGGTGCGACCTATTCCCTGGAGGTAGACGCCTTTGGCGCCATTAATGCCGGACAATGGGCAGCTCAATCGTTCCGTAGTTTTGGTGTATATCACAACATTACAGGCACTTCTTTCAACCACAGTTTCGTTGGCGCACAACCTGGCCGCTGGCGTGTACGAGCGAAAGTGGGCGACCGCTATTGCTCCTGGTCTGAGTGGTCCTATTTCCGTTTCACCATCTGA